One genomic region from Caldicoprobacter guelmensis encodes:
- a CDS encoding DUF2232 domain-containing protein: MNLKLKVVLESALLAAVSAVLLVILSFIPVLNVIILIWPVPFIVQGVRREPWAGILGLMVASVLLGIVFHPFVGFAVFLMNFPLVAVLAWTIKRRFDLFEYIVISTGAVLGSALAFLKAFSWFTGQTVFEYIANSIRRFFSSNILDFSRIMDLYAQLKMVERSMSAAEFAEVIIGQLEQFMPLVPSAIIIFSLLYGTMNLLVSHMALKKLGYVLDGLPEFSEWMLPKGAGLGFMAMLLVAYVGTLLHVKNFEVVFYTVLSVCSFVFSIQGMAVLMFFMKLKMSKVPQFLRAVIVAVLFMIAPMLLMSIGVLEQVFRLRSVYRRMN, encoded by the coding sequence ATGAATTTAAAGTTAAAGGTTGTGCTGGAAAGTGCTCTACTTGCCGCAGTGAGCGCTGTGCTGTTGGTGATACTGTCTTTTATACCTGTGTTAAACGTTATTATACTTATTTGGCCAGTGCCTTTTATCGTGCAGGGGGTCAGAAGGGAACCTTGGGCAGGAATCTTAGGCCTTATGGTAGCCAGTGTGTTGCTAGGGATTGTCTTTCATCCGTTTGTGGGATTTGCGGTGTTTTTGATGAATTTTCCATTGGTGGCGGTACTTGCCTGGACTATAAAAAGGCGGTTTGACCTGTTTGAATACATTGTTATATCGACAGGGGCTGTGTTAGGTTCGGCGTTAGCATTTTTAAAGGCATTTTCGTGGTTTACAGGTCAGACGGTATTTGAATATATTGCAAATAGTATACGTAGATTTTTTTCAAGCAATATATTGGATTTCAGCCGCATAATGGACCTGTACGCACAACTTAAGATGGTAGAAAGGTCGATGTCTGCTGCGGAATTTGCCGAGGTGATTATTGGCCAGCTGGAACAGTTTATGCCGCTTGTTCCATCAGCGATAATTATATTTTCGCTTTTGTATGGAACCATGAATTTGCTTGTGTCGCACATGGCGCTTAAAAAGCTAGGGTACGTGCTTGATGGATTACCCGAATTCTCCGAGTGGATGCTGCCTAAAGGAGCCGGATTGGGATTTATGGCCATGCTGCTTGTTGCTTACGTAGGAACTCTGTTACATGTGAAGAATTTTGAGGTTGTGTTTTATACTGTGTTGTCTGTGTGCTCGTTTGTGTTTTCTATCCAAGGGATGGCTGTTTTGATGTTTTTTATGAAGCTTAAGATGAGCAAGGTGCCTCAATTTTTGCGTGCTGTGATAGTGGCTGTGCTGTTTATGATTGCCCCGATGTTGCTCATGTCGATAGGGGTACTGGAGCAGGTGTTTAGGCTGCGGTCGGTGTATAGAAGGATGAATTGA